A genomic region of Raphanus sativus cultivar WK10039 chromosome 6, ASM80110v3, whole genome shotgun sequence contains the following coding sequences:
- the LOC108810687 gene encoding mini zinc finger protein 3-like has protein sequence MKKRQAVIKQRKSSYTTSSSSNVRYVECQKNHAANIGGYAVDGCREFMASGGEGTDDALTCAACCCHRNFHRKEVETEVVCEYSPPS, from the coding sequence atgaagaagaggcaAGCGGtgataaaacaaagaaaaagctCCTACACTACCTCTTCTTCCAGCAACGTACGTTACGTTGAGTGCCAGAAGAATCACGCCGCTAATATCGGCGGCTACGCCGTTGACGGTTGCCGTGAGTTTATGGCAAGCGGTGGCGAAGGAACTGATGATGCTTTGACGTGTGCTGCTTGTTGTTGTCACCGGAACTTTCATCGGAAGGAAGTTGAAACGGAGGTTGTTTGCGAGTATTCTCCTCCGAGTTGA